From Heliomicrobium modesticaldum Ice1, a single genomic window includes:
- a CDS encoding amino acid ABC transporter ATP-binding protein gives MIEIKGLHKKFGALHVLRGVDMKVQEREVVCIIGPSGSGKSTLLRCINHLEEPTEGYITVDEILLTHKETDINRVRAEVGMVFQRFNLFPHMTVLQNITLAPVQVRKMAKGEAESLARELLAKVGLSEKEQAYPEQLSGGQQQRVAIARALAMRPKIMLFDEPTSALDPEMVGEVLNVMKDLAREGMTMVVVTHEMGFAREVGDRVIFMDEGVIVEEGTPEQLFGQAQQERTRAFLSKVL, from the coding sequence ATGATTGAGATCAAAGGTTTGCATAAGAAGTTTGGCGCCCTCCATGTCCTGCGCGGTGTGGACATGAAAGTGCAGGAACGGGAAGTCGTCTGCATTATCGGGCCTTCCGGTTCGGGGAAGAGCACCCTCCTGCGTTGTATCAACCACTTGGAGGAACCGACAGAGGGATATATCACCGTTGATGAGATCCTGCTGACGCACAAGGAGACCGATATCAACCGGGTCCGTGCCGAAGTGGGCATGGTCTTCCAACGCTTCAACCTGTTTCCCCATATGACGGTGTTGCAGAACATCACCTTGGCGCCGGTGCAGGTGCGCAAGATGGCAAAAGGCGAGGCCGAGAGCTTGGCGCGAGAGCTGTTGGCCAAGGTGGGCTTGTCCGAGAAGGAGCAGGCCTATCCGGAGCAGTTGTCCGGCGGTCAGCAGCAGCGGGTGGCCATTGCGCGGGCGCTGGCCATGCGGCCGAAGATCATGCTCTTCGATGAGCCCACCTCTGCCCTCGATCCGGAAATGGTCGGCGAGGTGCTCAATGTCATGAAGGATCTCGCCCGTGAGGGGATGACGATGGTCGTGGTGACCCATGAGATGGGATTCGCCCGCGAGGTCGGCGACCGGGTTATTTTCATGGATGAGGGCGTCATCGTCGAGGAGGGCACGCCGGAACAGTTGTTTGGCCAAGCCCAGCAGGAGCGAACGCGCGCTTTCTTAAGCAAGGTCCTGTAA
- a CDS encoding amino acid ABC transporter permease, protein MDFKWKIVQDYADLFLMGGWTTVKVTAISVMIGTVIGLFIALARLSHWRLLRWVAAIYTDVIRGTPLLVQIFIVHLGAPKLIGQSLPAMTSGLIALSVNSGAYVAEIFRAGIQSIDKGQMEASRSLGMSYGQAMRFVILPQAFRRVIPPLGNEFIAMLKDSSLVSVISLPELTMAGRTVLGSTARVWEAWLPVAAIYLTLTLLFSRLVAWYEQKLSVKSHR, encoded by the coding sequence ATGGACTTCAAATGGAAGATTGTACAGGACTATGCCGACTTGTTCCTGATGGGCGGCTGGACGACGGTGAAGGTCACGGCCATTTCCGTCATGATCGGTACGGTGATCGGCCTTTTTATCGCCTTGGCCCGCCTTTCTCACTGGAGGCTTTTGCGATGGGTGGCGGCCATCTACACCGATGTCATCCGTGGCACGCCGCTGTTGGTGCAGATCTTTATCGTTCACCTGGGCGCACCTAAACTGATTGGACAATCCCTGCCGGCGATGACATCAGGCCTGATCGCCTTGAGTGTCAACTCGGGTGCTTATGTGGCAGAAATCTTTCGCGCCGGGATCCAGTCCATCGACAAAGGCCAGATGGAGGCCTCTCGTTCCCTGGGGATGAGCTATGGCCAGGCGATGCGTTTTGTCATCCTGCCGCAGGCTTTTCGCCGTGTCATCCCCCCTCTGGGCAATGAGTTTATCGCCATGCTGAAGGACTCCTCGCTCGTCTCGGTCATCTCACTGCCGGAACTGACCATGGCAGGCCGGACGGTCCTTGGCTCTACGGCGCGGGTCTGGGAAGCCTGGCTGCCGGTGGCGGCCATCTACCTGACCTTGACGCTGCTTTTCAGCCGCCTTGTCGCCTGGTATGAGCAGAAGTTGTCTGTAAAGTCGCACCGCTGA
- a CDS encoding basic amino acid ABC transporter substrate-binding protein, translating to MKKWVKTGLMGMLALGMLITAAGCGGGEKAAQAPTGDKSSAKKTIKVATDAAYAPFEWKDEKGEIVGFDIDLIKAVGKELNADIELIDTPFDGIIAALTNKNVDMLISAMTITEKRKESIDFSKPYFVAVQAIAVKEGSPVKKFDDIKGLKVGVQNSTTGQYVVEKLLGEKSDKIFRYDTTPMAMNMLSNGDVDVVVADKPVVQHFLKNNPNAKMTLIDDASFEKEEYGIAVRKGETELLKQVNDALDKLEKSGKIKEISEKYLTGK from the coding sequence GTGAAAAAATGGGTAAAAACCGGGCTGATGGGGATGCTGGCCCTGGGGATGCTGATCACGGCGGCAGGCTGTGGCGGCGGTGAGAAGGCGGCCCAAGCGCCGACCGGTGACAAGTCGTCTGCGAAGAAGACGATCAAGGTGGCCACTGACGCCGCTTACGCCCCCTTTGAATGGAAGGACGAAAAAGGCGAGATCGTCGGCTTTGACATCGACCTGATCAAAGCCGTCGGTAAGGAGCTGAACGCTGACATTGAACTGATCGACACGCCTTTTGATGGCATCATCGCCGCCCTGACGAACAAAAACGTGGACATGCTGATCTCGGCCATGACGATCACGGAAAAACGCAAGGAGTCTATCGACTTCTCCAAGCCCTATTTCGTTGCGGTGCAGGCCATTGCCGTCAAGGAAGGCTCGCCGGTCAAGAAGTTTGACGACATCAAGGGATTGAAGGTGGGCGTTCAGAACTCTACGACCGGTCAGTATGTGGTGGAAAAACTCCTCGGTGAGAAAAGCGACAAGATCTTCCGCTACGACACGACGCCCATGGCCATGAACATGCTGAGCAATGGCGACGTCGATGTTGTTGTGGCGGACAAGCCGGTGGTGCAGCACTTCCTCAAGAACAACCCCAACGCGAAGATGACCTTGATCGATGACGCAAGCTTCGAGAAGGAAGAATACGGAATTGCTGTGCGCAAGGGGGAGACGGAGCTGCTGAAGCAGGTCAACGATGCCCTGGATAAGCTGGAAAAGAGCGGGAAAATTAAAGAGATCTCCGAAAAGTACCTGACAGGTAAGTAG
- a CDS encoding PseG/SpsG family protein, translating to MPVAFYFDAGPGVGLGHAMRSAALAEAFAERGYRVLAVGRRDGAVEALTKGLFLWRQPQGTGSLDAAPESWAAWLLAQGASILVVDSYRILPQTLGALRSAGLFVVYLDDKNSFPMDCQLVINAGLAASGERYRFLRPGRALLGPAYTPLRRAVTAVGLLREQKRRRGAIGQIVVTLGGGDPLGHLPRTLQALEQVAATGRLFEAHVIIGPYMDFPAAYGRVAWFRPYRPPADMATLLPTADLAVTAAGVTLQELLAAGVPAAVVIQADNQVPAALTVCRRQAAVPLFAVDRLDDRADTTGGNAGRTLLPAPLPVDEVARQLAALLDDPDRAQAAAERGRRLVDGQGARRCCDEILRDACAQVACGGSASD from the coding sequence TTGCCAGTCGCCTTTTATTTTGATGCCGGCCCCGGCGTTGGGCTTGGCCATGCCATGCGCAGTGCTGCTTTGGCTGAGGCTTTTGCTGAGCGGGGTTATCGGGTGCTCGCTGTCGGCCGGCGCGATGGGGCCGTCGAAGCGCTGACAAAAGGCCTTTTTCTCTGGCGGCAGCCGCAAGGGACGGGCTCTCTCGACGCGGCGCCGGAGAGCTGGGCCGCTTGGCTCTTGGCGCAGGGGGCGTCCATCTTGGTCGTCGATTCCTACCGGATCCTGCCGCAGACGCTGGGAGCGCTTCGCTCGGCCGGTCTTTTTGTGGTCTATCTGGATGATAAAAACAGTTTTCCGATGGACTGTCAATTGGTGATCAATGCGGGACTGGCGGCGTCCGGGGAGCGCTACCGCTTCCTCCGGCCGGGGAGGGCGCTTCTGGGCCCTGCCTATACGCCGCTTCGCCGCGCTGTGACGGCTGTTGGTCTGTTGCGGGAGCAAAAAAGGCGCCGAGGCGCGATAGGACAGATCGTCGTCACCTTGGGCGGCGGCGATCCCTTGGGTCACCTGCCGCGAACGCTGCAGGCGCTGGAACAGGTGGCTGCGACAGGGCGTCTTTTTGAGGCCCACGTCATCATCGGCCCCTACATGGATTTTCCCGCAGCCTATGGCCGCGTCGCTTGGTTTCGGCCCTATCGCCCGCCTGCCGACATGGCCACACTCCTTCCGACAGCGGATCTGGCCGTTACGGCTGCGGGAGTAACCCTGCAGGAACTGCTGGCTGCCGGCGTTCCCGCTGCCGTGGTTATACAGGCCGACAATCAGGTGCCGGCAGCCTTGACCGTCTGTCGCCGGCAGGCGGCAGTGCCGCTCTTTGCCGTCGATCGCCTTGACGACAGAGCGGATACGACAGGCGGCAACGCTGGCAGGACGTTGCTGCCGGCGCCGCTGCCTGTTGATGAGGTGGCGCGGCAGTTGGCGGCTCTTTTGGACGATCCGGACAGGGCGCAAGCTGCCGCAGAACGAGGCAGGCGGCTGGTTGACGGGCAGGGAGCGCGGCGCTGTTGTGACGAGATCCTCCGCGATGCCTGCGCACAGGTCGCCTGTGGCGGCAGCGCAAGCGACTGA
- the pseC gene encoding UDP-4-amino-4,6-dideoxy-N-acetyl-beta-L-altrosamine transaminase yields the protein MGGATSPMSNGKDVDGPIPYARQWIDDDDVAAVAAVLRGDYLTTGPVVDAFESRLAQQVQAPYGVAFSSGTAALHGAYAAAGIGPGDEVIVPANTFAATANAALYLGAKPVFADVELDTGNLNGNRLESCISRRTKAIVAVHFAGLPASMETIHQVAARWGLIVIEDGAHALGAEYRGKPVGALSPLTCFSFHPVKHIATGEGGMVVTADQELARRLRRFRSHGITRLRDELGSDDGGWYYEMQELGYNYRLTDIQAALGMSQLAKLDRFLRRRRELAARYDEALADLKGQIRLPGRRADCLSAWHLYVIGLRDDGDGFRRKQLFDHLRARGILVNVHYLPVYRHPYYQRLGYRAGSLSRGGAALSPGPFAAPLLWPDRWAAGAGDRCPAGRDRKDLPLSWSAALREGGANWR from the coding sequence ATGGGAGGCGCAACATCTCCGATGAGCAACGGCAAAGACGTCGACGGCCCGATCCCCTATGCCCGTCAATGGATCGATGACGATGATGTGGCCGCTGTCGCGGCTGTGCTGCGCGGCGATTACCTGACGACCGGGCCGGTTGTGGATGCTTTTGAGTCTCGTTTGGCTCAGCAGGTGCAGGCGCCCTATGGCGTCGCCTTTTCGTCTGGGACGGCGGCCCTGCACGGCGCCTATGCGGCGGCAGGCATCGGCCCCGGTGATGAGGTGATCGTGCCGGCCAACACCTTTGCGGCGACAGCCAACGCAGCCCTTTACCTTGGGGCGAAGCCGGTTTTTGCCGATGTGGAGCTTGACACGGGAAACCTCAATGGGAATAGGCTGGAGAGCTGCATCTCTCGCCGCACTAAAGCCATTGTGGCCGTTCACTTCGCCGGCTTGCCGGCTTCGATGGAGACCATTCATCAGGTGGCCGCCCGCTGGGGCCTTATCGTCATCGAAGACGGCGCCCATGCCCTGGGGGCGGAGTACCGGGGAAAACCGGTGGGCGCCCTTTCTCCCCTGACCTGTTTTTCCTTTCATCCAGTCAAACATATCGCCACCGGTGAAGGGGGGATGGTGGTGACAGCCGATCAGGAATTGGCGCGGCGGTTGCGTCGGTTCCGTTCCCACGGCATCACCCGTCTGCGCGATGAGCTGGGGAGCGATGACGGCGGATGGTATTATGAGATGCAGGAACTCGGTTACAACTATCGCTTGACCGATATCCAGGCAGCGCTGGGGATGAGTCAGCTGGCCAAGCTGGATCGCTTTCTCCGGCGCCGGCGGGAGCTGGCCGCCCGCTATGACGAGGCGCTGGCGGATCTTAAGGGGCAAATCCGGTTGCCCGGCCGCCGCGCTGATTGTCTTTCAGCCTGGCATCTCTATGTGATCGGCTTGCGCGACGATGGCGACGGCTTCCGGCGCAAACAGCTCTTCGATCATCTGCGGGCACGAGGGATCCTTGTGAATGTTCACTACCTGCCCGTCTACCGCCATCCTTACTATCAGCGCCTCGGTTACCGGGCCGGGTCTTTGTCCCGTGGCGGAGCAGCATTATCGCCAGGCCCTTTCGCTGCCCCTCTACTATGGCCTGACCGATGGGCAGCAGGAGCGGGTGATCGCTGTCCTGCGGGAAGGGATAGAAAAGATCTGCCGCTGAGCTGGAGCGCCGCCCTCCGCGAAGGAGGGGCGAACTGGCGCTGA
- a CDS encoding cytidylyltransferase domain-containing protein yields MSTAIIVQARMGSTRLPGKVLAPLAGQPALWHTLERLKRVREAQVLAVATGDGTADDPIADAARQWGVFVFRGSETDVLARYVGCAQKVDAAVIVRITADCPLIDPDVVGAAIGEFRNRSLDYLSVEGGPRGLDTEVFTREALERAHRQGRYPAAREHVTFHLYHSGLFRTGSWQLPGPYRRSRYRLCVDEPLDYQLLAEIYERFYRPGRIIAVPEVLAWLDEHPQWALLNQSVRQKAVSDEELLPQGEDDRWEAQHLR; encoded by the coding sequence ATGTCGACGGCCATCATCGTGCAAGCGCGTATGGGGTCGACCCGGCTGCCCGGCAAGGTGTTGGCGCCGCTGGCCGGGCAGCCGGCCTTGTGGCATACGCTGGAACGGTTAAAACGGGTACGGGAGGCCCAGGTACTGGCGGTTGCTACCGGTGATGGGACGGCTGATGATCCCATCGCCGACGCGGCGCGCCAATGGGGTGTCTTTGTTTTCCGCGGCAGTGAGACCGATGTCCTTGCTCGCTATGTGGGCTGTGCCCAAAAGGTGGATGCAGCGGTGATTGTCCGCATCACCGCTGATTGCCCTCTGATCGACCCCGATGTGGTGGGAGCGGCGATCGGCGAATTCCGCAACCGCTCGCTCGACTACCTGTCTGTAGAAGGCGGGCCGCGCGGTCTTGATACGGAGGTCTTTACGCGGGAGGCTTTGGAAAGGGCCCATCGCCAGGGCCGCTACCCGGCGGCGCGGGAACATGTCACTTTTCATCTGTATCACTCCGGTCTTTTTCGCACCGGCTCCTGGCAGCTCCCCGGACCATACCGGCGAAGCCGGTACCGGCTCTGTGTAGACGAGCCTCTGGACTATCAACTCTTGGCTGAGATCTACGAGCGCTTTTACCGTCCCGGCCGGATCATCGCTGTGCCGGAGGTGCTTGCCTGGCTGGACGAGCATCCCCAGTGGGCGCTCTTGAATCAGTCTGTCCGGCAGAAAGCTGTCAGTGACGAGGAGTTGCTGCCGCAAGGGGAGGATGACCGATGGGAGGCGCAACATCTCCGATGA
- a CDS encoding PBPRA1643 family SWIM/SEC-C metal-binding motif protein codes for MDKLGTPKRPLVLRVATEKRGMEIMEICNERGLHYIIAFEPDKPEDLSDLERVLNPARPAVAGPKIGRNDPCPCGSGKKYKKCCGNGTLPG; via the coding sequence TTGGATAAACTGGGAACGCCGAAAAGACCGCTCGTCCTTCGTGTAGCGACGGAGAAACGCGGCATGGAGATTATGGAGATATGTAATGAAAGAGGGTTACATTACATCATCGCCTTCGAACCCGATAAGCCCGAAGATCTCTCTGATTTGGAACGCGTCTTGAATCCTGCGAGACCGGCAGTTGCCGGGCCAAAGATTGGACGCAATGATCCTTGCCCATGCGGCAGCGGTAAGAAGTATAAAAAGTGTTGCGGAAACGGCACCCTACCCGGTTGA
- a CDS encoding EscU/YscU/HrcU family type III secretion system export apparatus switch protein, translating to MNFRFFNQKQKKEIGGPSVAALRYDPNSDAPVVIAQGKGHLARKIIEMAKEKNIPIQEDPLLVENLIDMDLGDTIPPQLYLVVAEILLMIEEMEGTQNKS from the coding sequence ATGAACTTCCGCTTCTTCAACCAAAAGCAGAAAAAAGAAATCGGCGGCCCTTCCGTGGCCGCCCTTCGCTATGACCCCAACAGCGACGCTCCTGTCGTCATCGCCCAAGGCAAAGGCCACTTAGCCAGAAAAATCATCGAAATGGCCAAAGAAAAAAACATCCCCATCCAGGAAGATCCCTTACTGGTGGAGAACCTCATCGATATGGACCTTGGCGACACCATCCCGCCGCAACTCTACCTCGTCGTCGCCGAAATCCTCTTAATGATTGAAGAGATGGAAGGCACCCAGAACAAATCATAA
- a CDS encoding YaaR family protein → MEVNKIGKTTPTSKKNTNDIPADKISFAEIMVQQREQRSIDKFVKMAEKIEDQGKILAESRTVEDLKKYKELVKQFMDEVIKKGLQLEERRGFNRRGRAKIYKLITKVDEKLLELTDHVLKKQANSLKILGLVGEIKGLLVDMYT, encoded by the coding sequence ATGGAAGTCAACAAAATCGGCAAAACAACTCCCACAAGCAAAAAAAACACCAACGACATCCCCGCCGATAAAATCTCTTTCGCCGAGATCATGGTTCAACAACGGGAACAGCGAAGCATCGACAAATTTGTCAAAATGGCGGAAAAGATCGAAGATCAAGGAAAGATCCTTGCCGAATCGCGAACCGTAGAGGATCTCAAAAAGTACAAAGAACTGGTCAAGCAATTCATGGACGAAGTCATCAAAAAGGGCCTTCAACTGGAAGAACGCCGCGGCTTCAACCGCAGAGGCCGGGCAAAGATCTACAAACTCATCACCAAAGTGGATGAAAAACTCCTTGAGCTGACCGACCATGTCCTGAAAAAGCAAGCCAACAGCCTGAAAATCCTGGGGCTCGTCGGCGAGATCAAAGGGTTGCTCGTCGACATGTACACCTAG
- the fliS gene encoding flagellar export chaperone FliS — MDRIPTEQEIFQMSSQEITLLLYQNLTERLQLSIAAIREKKFNEANIQLQKANAIVERLGAGINYEAGAMAEQLDALYNYVADRLYEANWKKDISIIEELLRILTPVAEAWEQMLKEKPTTRAEQIRLQTSAYERNLAYDDAETIHNGFINRRE, encoded by the coding sequence TTGGATCGAATTCCCACAGAGCAAGAAATCTTTCAGATGTCCTCGCAAGAAATTACACTGCTCTTATATCAAAACCTGACTGAACGCCTTCAGCTTTCGATCGCAGCTATCAGGGAAAAGAAGTTTAACGAAGCCAACATACAACTGCAGAAAGCCAATGCCATTGTCGAGCGGCTCGGTGCCGGCATCAATTACGAAGCGGGCGCCATGGCAGAACAACTAGATGCGCTCTATAACTATGTAGCGGACCGCCTTTACGAAGCCAACTGGAAAAAAGACATCTCCATCATCGAAGAGCTCCTCCGTATACTCACCCCTGTAGCGGAAGCATGGGAACAAATGCTGAAAGAAAAACCGACAACCCGTGCTGAACAGATTCGCTTGCAAACGTCCGCTTATGAACGGAACCTAGCCTATGATGATGCGGAAACTATCCATAATGGTTTCATCAACCGTCGCGAATAG
- a CDS encoding flagellin: MRINHNIQALNAYRQLNNNQGIVSKHMEKLSSGLRINRASDDAAGLAISERMRSQIRGLTVAERNGLDGVSLIQTAEAALDSVHQMLQRMRELAVQSANGIYTEQDRSALQDEVDELIKEIDRVAGHTEFNTRKLLNGNMGKAVSGAVANIQTNNLVTSGGKVFSGAAKLVNLSDRAGNKFGVVSGDTVQLSFVVNGKLLQTSGIKISGGTTFNSVIGAAVKDINGSSAGNVSGYFKLTVSGTKLHFTAVSGGYAKAVYGITFTFRDAQGIMKTPATDALSSFHETRQALVSRPPGDATLQIGPNTNQHLGLEIGDVTSAALGLKSYSGAEFNIKINTQQDANIAIKVFDEAIAKVSKERSKLGAFQNRLEYTINNLKVANESLTAAESRIRDTDMAMEMTQFTKQNIISQSATAMLAQANQLPQGILQLLK, from the coding sequence ATGCGCATTAACCATAATATTCAAGCGTTAAATGCCTACCGGCAACTGAACAACAACCAGGGCATCGTATCGAAACATATGGAAAAGCTCTCGTCGGGCTTGCGCATCAACCGCGCCTCTGACGACGCCGCCGGTCTGGCCATCTCCGAACGGATGCGCTCCCAGATCCGCGGCCTCACTGTAGCGGAACGAAACGGTCTCGACGGTGTATCGTTAATTCAAACAGCCGAAGCCGCCCTTGATTCAGTGCACCAGATGCTCCAGCGGATGCGTGAACTGGCTGTGCAATCGGCCAACGGGATTTACACCGAGCAGGATCGCAGTGCCCTCCAAGATGAAGTGGACGAGTTAATTAAAGAAATTGACCGTGTTGCCGGGCACACGGAGTTTAATACACGCAAGCTGTTAAATGGCAACATGGGAAAAGCCGTCTCAGGAGCTGTAGCTAATATCCAGACGAACAATCTGGTCACCTCTGGCGGAAAGGTTTTCAGTGGAGCTGCGAAATTAGTCAATTTATCAGACCGTGCAGGGAATAAGTTTGGTGTTGTCTCTGGCGATACGGTACAGCTAAGCTTTGTCGTTAACGGAAAATTGTTGCAGACAAGTGGAATTAAAATATCCGGCGGCACCACATTTAACAGTGTTATTGGCGCTGCCGTTAAAGACATAAACGGTTCATCTGCTGGAAATGTAAGCGGATACTTTAAACTCACAGTAAGCGGAACGAAACTCCACTTTACCGCTGTTAGCGGAGGATATGCGAAAGCTGTATATGGGATTACCTTCACCTTCCGTGATGCACAAGGGATCATGAAAACGCCAGCTACCGATGCCCTGTCATCCTTCCATGAAACTCGCCAAGCCTTGGTTAGTCGTCCACCCGGAGATGCAACGCTACAGATCGGTCCGAATACCAACCAGCATCTTGGTTTAGAAATTGGTGATGTGACCTCTGCTGCCCTTGGGTTAAAGAGTTACTCCGGCGCGGAGTTCAATATAAAAATAAACACGCAACAAGACGCCAACATCGCCATCAAAGTCTTCGATGAAGCCATCGCCAAAGTCTCCAAAGAACGCTCCAAACTGGGCGCCTTCCAGAACCGCCTCGAATACACCATCAACAACCTGAAAGTAGCCAACGAGAGCCTCACCGCCGCCGAATCACGCATCCGCGACACCGACATGGCGATGGAAATGACCCAGTTTACAAAGCAAAACATCATCAGCCAATCGGCGACGGCCATGCTGGCTCAAGCAAACCAGCTTCCTCAGGGCATCCTGCAACTGCTGAAATAA
- a CDS encoding dTDP-glucose 4,6-dehydratase, with the protein MNILVTGGAGFIGRWVVLQLLRAGHHVWVVDDLSNGRAENLAYGDEALVGSDSLADPCCTGIVTGTLIFEVGDICDRERLRRWFEEHRFDLCYHLAAEINVQKSIDFPADTFRRDVEGTFGLLELCREFGTRFVFMSTCMVYAPFEEAAADRASRRGLELADGQGMNGCGYGDGGAPAGIDERHPVLPASPYAGAKLSGEHLALSYYHAYGLPVTVIRPFNTYGPYQKTNGEGGVVAIFVERALREEPLHIFGDGTQTRDLLYVEDCARFVIQAGMDRQAIGKTLNAGSGRDVSINELARLVGEVVQAGPGFSVCHVAHPHPQSEIRRLLCDFGEAKRLLGWEPQVSLEEGIARTADWIQGKQ; encoded by the coding sequence ATGAACATACTGGTCACTGGCGGCGCCGGTTTTATCGGGCGTTGGGTGGTGTTGCAGTTGCTGCGCGCTGGTCATCATGTCTGGGTGGTCGATGATCTGAGCAATGGCCGCGCCGAGAATCTGGCCTATGGCGACGAGGCGTTGGTGGGGTCGGACAGTCTGGCTGACCCTTGTTGCACAGGGATTGTGACGGGAACGTTGATCTTTGAAGTGGGCGATATCTGTGACAGGGAGCGGTTGCGCCGCTGGTTTGAAGAGCATCGCTTCGATCTTTGTTATCATTTAGCTGCGGAGATTAATGTGCAAAAAAGCATCGATTTTCCGGCTGATACGTTCCGCCGTGATGTGGAAGGCACTTTTGGCTTGTTGGAGTTGTGCCGGGAGTTCGGTACGCGCTTTGTCTTTATGAGTACCTGTATGGTCTATGCTCCCTTTGAGGAAGCGGCTGCCGACAGGGCGAGCAGGAGAGGACTGGAACTGGCCGATGGCCAAGGCATGAATGGCTGTGGCTACGGCGATGGCGGGGCGCCGGCAGGGATCGATGAGCGTCATCCTGTCTTGCCGGCGTCGCCTTATGCCGGGGCGAAGCTCTCTGGGGAGCACTTGGCCCTGTCTTACTACCATGCCTATGGCCTGCCGGTGACGGTGATTCGGCCCTTCAACACCTATGGCCCCTATCAGAAGACGAATGGGGAAGGCGGTGTGGTGGCGATCTTTGTGGAGCGGGCCTTGCGTGAGGAGCCCTTGCATATCTTCGGTGACGGCACGCAGACGCGCGATCTGCTCTATGTGGAGGATTGCGCTCGCTTTGTCATTCAGGCTGGGATGGATAGGCAGGCGATCGGCAAGACGCTTAACGCAGGTTCTGGCCGGGATGTGTCAATCAATGAGTTGGCGCGACTGGTTGGCGAGGTGGTTCAGGCCGGTCCCGGTTTTTCTGTTTGTCATGTTGCCCACCCTCATCCGCAGAGTGAGATCCGGCGACTGCTCTGCGACTTTGGTGAAGCGAAGCGGTTGCTAGGTTGGGAACCGCAGGTTTCTCTGGAAGAGGGGATCGCCCGGACGGCGGACTGGATTCAAGGGAAACAATAG
- the pseH gene encoding UDP-4-amino-4,6-dideoxy-N-acetyl-beta-L-altrosamine N-acetyltransferase, giving the protein MSDVAVTVDVIYGRRVRLRVVEAEDLERVRCWRNSPEVYYPMYNWDPITAEMQRHWYETRVLKRERHHYFLVERFVPGESNYRPVGLISLTDVDGRHRRGDVGFYIANAEDRLPGVALEAEYMLLSFAFDQLGLHKVCLEVIQGNDKVAKMHRHYGFELEGRLRGHVWHDGVFKDVLVMGLLASDFAAHREKIEALLERLA; this is encoded by the coding sequence ATGAGCGATGTGGCTGTGACTGTGGATGTGATTTATGGGCGGCGGGTGCGGCTGCGCGTGGTGGAAGCGGAAGACTTGGAGAGGGTTCGTTGTTGGCGCAACAGTCCAGAGGTGTATTATCCGATGTACAATTGGGATCCCATCACAGCGGAGATGCAACGTCACTGGTATGAGACGCGGGTGTTGAAGCGGGAGCGCCATCATTATTTTTTGGTGGAGCGCTTTGTGCCGGGAGAGTCCAATTACCGCCCTGTAGGGCTGATCTCGCTGACCGATGTGGACGGAAGGCATCGACGGGGAGATGTCGGGTTTTATATTGCCAATGCCGAGGACCGTCTGCCTGGTGTGGCTTTGGAGGCGGAGTATATGCTTTTGTCCTTTGCTTTCGACCAGTTGGGGCTGCACAAGGTCTGCCTGGAGGTGATTCAAGGCAACGACAAGGTGGCTAAGATGCATCGTCATTACGGCTTTGAGCTGGAGGGACGGCTTCGCGGCCATGTCTGGCATGATGGCGTTTTCAAGGATGTCTTGGTGATGGGGCTGCTTGCCAGTGATTTTGCTGCTCACCGGGAGAAGATAGAGGCGCTGTTGGAACGGCTGGCTTGA